The DNA window AGCGAACTGTGCCTGACTACAATATTAACCGGCTACCGCCATGCCAACGGTCATATGCAGGCCGTAGAACACACCACGGCCTACCAACTCACCGGCGATAACCAAAATCAAACCTAAAACCATCCCCATCACGCTCGCGTTACCCCGGCGCAACAGTGGGCAAATCCAACAGCCTAAACCTGACACTACCAACACCAGCCGCCCAACCATTAACTGGCCATATTGCGGGATCAGCGTGGAGGCCTGCTGTACCGAGCTATTGATACTGGCCAACTCATAGCCTTGCATCATCACTGCACACAGGCTTGCCAACAGTGCCACCACGCTAAGAATAGCCAGTGAATAGCGGGCTGATACCGCTAATCCAGCCGCACGCAGCAATAAAACGCCCAGCAACGGCCCGCAGATCAGCGTCGTCAGGAAAAAGTTCAGCGTAGTGTAACCGTTATGCCAGGTTGGCACAGTATCGATTTGATACACCCGCGTCATGGCGTAAACAAAGACCACGCCCAGAACCATGGTCACCCACAGCCACACTTTACCCAACGCCGGTGGCATTCTGCCCAGTATCGCCAGCAGCCAATAAAAACCACCGACGGCAAAGAACAACGTGCCACTGGCAATTTCGTTGCTCAACGCCGAAGCGCCAACGCGATTTAACGAGTTGAACGCGCGTAACGGTGACCCCAGGTGCAGCGTAGAAGCGACAAAAGCGATGCCCATCAGCAACCACAAACAGAACATTGAGCGATGAACTGCCCGGCCCTGCTGTTCGTTCAGATTGCCACTAATCACCGCCCCCGCCATGACCAAGGTCGCTCCCACCACTGATTGCCCCAATACGGTAAACAGCATCAGCGGCCATTCATGCCATCCCATGCCCATATTAAACCTCCTTCGGATTGGCCAAATAGCCCGTGGTATCGCCACATGGCCGGCTATTGGCATTGGGTTTCAGCACTATGCTCGGCCGGGTAAAATGCGCCGCCGGCAGCGGAGCCATCTGTGCCAGGGTGCCATGCTGCTGCCGTAATTGTTCGATTGGGCCAAAGTCCAGTGCCCGTAGCGGACAGGACTCCACGCAAATAGGCTTGTTGCCCTCCGCCACCCGTTCATGGCAACCATCACATTTGGTCATGTGTCCTTTGGCTGCATTGTATTGTGGTGCGCCGTACGGGCAGGCCATATGACAATAGCGGCAACCAATGCACACCTCTTCATTCACCACCACAAAACCGTCTTCCCGTTTGTGCATAGCACCGGTCGGGCACACTTTGGTGCAGGCAGGATCTTCACAATGGTTGCAGGCGATCGACAAGTAATAGGCAAACACGTTTTGTTGCCAGCCTTCGCCATCCTGTTGCCAATCACCCCCGGTATATTCGTAGACACGGCGGAAGCTAACGTCCGGCGTCAGGTTTTTATAGTCTTTGCAGGCCAGTTCGCAGGTTTTGCAGCCGGTGCAACGACTTGAATCGATAAAGAATCCATATTGCTGAGTCATTGGCTACCCCTTATACCTTTTCGATTTGGATCAGATTGGTATGCTGCGGATTCCCCTTGGCCAACGGCGAAGGCCGGTGGGTGGTCAGGGTATTCATGCAGGCACCGTGGTCGACCCGATCGCCACTCATATTGGCCTGATGCCAGGCTCCCTGCCCCATAGCGACCACACCCGGCATGATGCGCGGCGTCACCTTGGCTTCGACACGGACCTCACCACGCCCATTGAATACCCGCACCTGGTCGCCGGCGATGATGCCCCGAGAGTGAGCATCCAATGGATTGATCCACACCTCCTGGCGGCAAGCCGCCTGCAGAACATCGATATTGCCGTACGAGGAATGGGTGCGGGCCTTGTAGTGGAAGCCAAACATTTGCAGCGGGTAGGTGTTACGCAGCGGATCGTCCCAACCTTCAAAGGTAGAGGCATAAACCGGTAACGGGCTTATGGTTTCGTCTTTCTCCAGTTGCCAGTCGTTGGCGATCTCGGCCAACCTGCTGGAATAGATCTCTATCTTGCCGGACGGTGTTTTTAATGGATTGGCAGCCGGATCCTGGCGGAATTTTTGGTAAGCCACGAAATGACCATTGGGATCTTTACGCTTGTAGATCCCCATGCTGCGCAACGCTTCATAACCCGGCAGCAGCGGATCCCGCGCCTGCATTTTGGCGTATAAATGCTGCAGCCACTGCGCCTGGGTACGCCCTTCGGTGAATTTCCGATGTACTTCTGGCCCTAAACGGCGCGCCACTTCACTCAGCACTTCATAAATGCCCTTACGTTCAAATTTGGCGGCGGTGGCGGGTTGAATAAAGATCAGATAACCCATGTTCCCGGCATAGTCATTGGGAATGATATCTTCCTGTTCAACGGTCATCAGGTCCGGCAGCAGAATATCGGCATATTTCGCCGACGAGGTCATAAAGTTCTCAATCACCACGATCATTTCGCACTGAGAATCGTCCTGCAAAATATCGTGGGTTTTATTGATGTCAGAGTGCTGATTGGTGATGGTGTTACCAGCATAGTTCCAGATGAACTTGATCGGCACGTTCAGCTTATCCTGGCCACGCACCCCATCACGCCTGGCGGTCATCTCCGGGCCTCGTACAATGGCATCGGTCCAGCTAAAGCAGGAGATCTGCGCTTTAACCGGGTTGGTCAATACCGGCATACGCTCAATGGTAATGGTATAGGTTGATTCACGCGCGCCGCTGTTGCCGCCATTAATGCCGACATTGCCGGTCAAGATCGGCAGCATGGCGATGGCTCGCGAGGTCAGTTCACCATTGGCCTGCCGCTGAGGCCCCCAGCCCTGACAGATATAGGCCGGTTTGGCGCTGCCGATTTCGCGCGCCAGTTTGATAATGCGCGCTGCCGGAATACCGGTAATTTTTGCCGCCCACTGCGGCGTTTTCTCGACGCCATCGTCACCCAACCCAAGAATGTAAGCTTTGTAGTGGCCATTTGTCGGGGCGTCGGCGGGTAAGGTTTTTTCGTCGTAG is part of the Serratia quinivorans genome and encodes:
- the dmsC gene encoding DMSO reductase anchor subunit, with protein sequence MGMGWHEWPLMLFTVLGQSVVGATLVMAGAVISGNLNEQQGRAVHRSMFCLWLLMGIAFVASTLHLGSPLRAFNSLNRVGASALSNEIASGTLFFAVGGFYWLLAILGRMPPALGKVWLWVTMVLGVVFVYAMTRVYQIDTVPTWHNGYTTLNFFLTTLICGPLLGVLLLRAAGLAVSARYSLAILSVVALLASLCAVMMQGYELASINSSVQQASTLIPQYGQLMVGRLVLVVSGLGCWICPLLRRGNASVMGMVLGLILVIAGELVGRGVFYGLHMTVGMAVAG
- the dmsB_1 gene encoding DMSO reductase iron-sulfur subunit: MTQQYGFFIDSSRCTGCKTCELACKDYKNLTPDVSFRRVYEYTGGDWQQDGEGWQQNVFAYYLSIACNHCEDPACTKVCPTGAMHKREDGFVVVNEEVCIGCRYCHMACPYGAPQYNAAKGHMTKCDGCHERVAEGNKPICVESCPLRALDFGPIEQLRQQHGTLAQMAPLPAAHFTRPSIVLKPNANSRPCGDTTGYLANPKEV
- the dmsA_1 gene encoding Dimethyl sulfoxide reductase DmsA precursor, coding for MSENKTNRQESGGFSRRTLVKSSGIVGLALAVGGIALPFSRRALAVSISESVLQASQDKVVWGACSVNCGSRCPLRLHVRDDEVYWVETDNTGLDEYGDHQVRACLRGRSIRRRMNHPDRLNYPMKRVGKRGEGKFKRISWDEAYDAIANNLKRIVEQYGNEAVYINYTSGIVGGNITRSSPNASLVARLMNCYGGYLSQYGTYSTAQIACAMPYTYGSNLGNSTSDIENSKLVVMFGNNPAETRMSGGGITYYLEQARERSNARMIVIDPRYTDTAAGREDEWIPIRPGTDAALVAGLAHVLINENLVDQPFLDRYCVGYDEKTLPADAPTNGHYKAYILGLGDDGVEKTPQWAAKITGIPAARIIKLAREIGSAKPAYICQGWGPQRQANGELTSRAIAMLPILTGNVGINGGNSGARESTYTITIERMPVLTNPVKAQISCFSWTDAIVRGPEMTARRDGVRGQDKLNVPIKFIWNYAGNTITNQHSDINKTHDILQDDSQCEMIVVIENFMTSSAKYADILLPDLMTVEQEDIIPNDYAGNMGYLIFIQPATAAKFERKGIYEVLSEVARRLGPEVHRKFTEGRTQAQWLQHLYAKMQARDPLLPGYEALRSMGIYKRKDPNGHFVAYQKFRQDPAANPLKTPSGKIEIYSSRLAEIANDWQLEKDETISPLPVYASTFEGWDDPLRNTYPLQMFGFHYKARTHSSYGNIDVLQAACRQEVWINPLDAHSRGIIAGDQVRVFNGRGEVRVEAKVTPRIMPGVVAMGQGAWHQANMSGDRVDHGACMNTLTTHRPSPLAKGNPQHTNLIQIEKV